A window from Malania oleifera isolate guangnan ecotype guangnan chromosome 7, ASM2987363v1, whole genome shotgun sequence encodes these proteins:
- the LOC131159840 gene encoding tropinone reductase-like isoform X1, translated as MAEAEMSYREKRWSLQGMTALVTGGTRGIGRAILEEMASFGAAVHTCSRNQTELNQSLEEWKTKGYSVTGSVCDLNSPPQRGKLMDAVSSVFQGKLNILVNNAGTAIPKEAIDYTDEDYRTIMGTNLDSVHTISAN; from the exons ATGGCGGAAGCAGAGATGAGCTACAGAGAAAAGAGGTGGTCCCTGCAGGGGATGACCGCTCTTGTCACTGGCGGAACCCGTGGCATAGG GCGTGCAATTCTGGAAGAAATGGCTAGCTTTGGGGCAGCTGTCCATACTTGTTCCCGTAACCAAACAGAGCTCAATCAAAGCTTGGAAGAATGGAAGACGAAGGGCTATAGCGTGACAGGGTCAGTCTGCGACCTCAATTCTCCGCCCCAGAGAGGAAAGCTCATGGACGCCGTCTCCTCTGTTTTCCAGGGGAAGCTCAACATCCTC GTGAACAACGCAGGCACAGCCATACCCAAGGAAGCCATAGATTATACCGATGaagattacagaaccataatgGGGACTAATTTGGATtctgtt